In Streptomyces sp. NBC_00483, a single window of DNA contains:
- a CDS encoding alpha/beta fold hydrolase, with protein sequence MVFRRRVWRERIRGWPRRWVAVAAALVVLAGAGTWTGLSAAADSGSGGASAVHRQDRMMPMGGGVRIDTSYFTAGDPSHKRPAVLLTHGFGGSKADVRAEAEKLAAHGYAVMTWSSRGFGRSGGKIGLNDPKHEVADVSRMIDWLAERPEVELDKPGDPRVGVTGASYGGAVSLLAAGHDKRVDAIAPQITYWNLADALFPDGVFKKLWAGAFFTSGSAPVGTRTSEAGLACGRFEEKLCDMYKRVAVAGKPDAAARKLLEERSPVAVGDRIKVPTFIAQGQTDSLFPLGQADEIARHVKANGAPVQVDWLNGGHDGGDMELDRLHARVTSWFDRYLKDENVDTGPAFRVTRTGGVDSTDGAATLRGASGDMYPGLRGERRTAVPLKTATETFQNPPGGGPPSISSVPGLGKVSNLSSSLGVGFSLEYPGQFARFDSAPLKKSLRVTGSPTVTAHVKSSTGTAVLFAKVYDSGPDGTRQVLPSQLVTPVKVTGADGAGKDVKITLPAIDHEVQKGHKLRLVLSATDLGFASPNEPATYQVSVHDSLSVPSAPDVKTAPTPLPAWVWWLPAGALAVAAGLLLTARRRTSAPAPDPALAEVPLQIADLSKKYAGSTDRYAVRDLSFRVEQGQVLGLLGPNGAGKTTTLRMLMGLIRPDQGEIRVFGHAIRPGSPVLSRVGAFVEGAGFLPHLSGRENLELYWKATGRPAADAHLDEALEIAGLGDALARSVRTYSQGMRQRLAIAQAMLGLPDLLILDEPTNGLDPPQIREMREVMIRYARAGRTVIVSSHLLAEVEQTCTHLVVMDRGRLVQAGPVADIVGSGDTLLVGVAGEVSDALVEKVGGLAGVESVVRVDDGLLVRLTPDPGLEPDPTTGSDPAARLVAELVRLDVPVRSLGPHRRLEDAFLTLIGGASA encoded by the coding sequence ATGGTTTTTCGACGGCGCGTGTGGCGCGAGCGGATACGCGGGTGGCCGCGACGGTGGGTAGCCGTCGCGGCGGCCCTTGTCGTGCTCGCGGGGGCGGGTACGTGGACGGGACTCTCGGCGGCCGCGGACTCCGGCTCCGGCGGGGCATCCGCCGTGCACCGGCAGGACCGGATGATGCCGATGGGCGGTGGGGTGCGCATCGACACCTCGTACTTCACCGCGGGTGATCCGTCCCACAAGCGCCCCGCGGTGCTGCTCACGCACGGCTTCGGCGGCAGCAAGGCCGACGTCCGCGCCGAGGCGGAGAAGCTCGCCGCCCACGGGTACGCGGTCATGACCTGGTCGTCCCGCGGCTTCGGCCGATCCGGCGGCAAGATCGGCCTGAACGATCCGAAGCACGAGGTGGCCGACGTCTCACGCATGATCGACTGGCTCGCCGAGCGCCCCGAGGTGGAGCTCGACAAGCCGGGCGACCCGCGCGTCGGCGTCACCGGGGCCTCGTACGGAGGCGCGGTCTCGCTGCTCGCGGCGGGCCACGACAAGCGGGTCGACGCGATCGCCCCGCAGATCACGTACTGGAACCTCGCGGACGCGCTGTTCCCCGACGGCGTCTTCAAGAAGCTGTGGGCGGGCGCCTTCTTCACCTCCGGTTCCGCGCCGGTGGGCACGCGCACCAGTGAGGCCGGGCTCGCCTGCGGCCGCTTCGAGGAAAAGCTGTGCGACATGTACAAGCGCGTCGCCGTCGCCGGGAAGCCGGACGCCGCGGCGCGCAAGCTCCTGGAGGAGCGCAGCCCCGTCGCCGTCGGTGACCGCATCAAGGTCCCCACGTTCATCGCCCAGGGCCAGACGGACTCACTCTTCCCCCTCGGGCAGGCCGACGAGATCGCGCGCCACGTCAAGGCGAACGGCGCGCCGGTCCAGGTCGACTGGCTGAACGGCGGGCACGACGGCGGCGACATGGAGCTCGACCGGCTGCACGCGCGCGTGACGTCCTGGTTCGACCGCTACCTGAAGGACGAGAACGTCGACACGGGCCCCGCGTTCCGCGTCACCCGCACCGGCGGCGTCGACTCCACGGACGGCGCGGCCACACTGCGCGGCGCGAGCGGCGACATGTACCCGGGCCTGCGCGGCGAGCGGCGCACGGCGGTGCCGCTGAAGACGGCCACCGAGACCTTCCAGAACCCGCCGGGCGGCGGACCGCCGTCGATCTCCTCGGTGCCGGGCCTCGGCAAGGTGTCGAACCTGTCGTCCTCGCTCGGCGTCGGCTTCTCCCTCGAGTACCCCGGCCAGTTCGCGCGCTTCGACTCGGCGCCGCTGAAGAAGTCGCTGCGCGTCACCGGCTCCCCGACGGTCACCGCGCACGTGAAGTCCTCCACCGGAACGGCCGTCCTGTTCGCGAAGGTGTACGACTCCGGGCCCGACGGGACGCGTCAGGTGCTGCCCTCGCAGCTGGTGACGCCGGTCAAGGTGACCGGCGCGGACGGCGCGGGCAAGGACGTGAAGATCACGCTCCCGGCCATCGACCACGAGGTGCAGAAGGGCCACAAGCTGCGGCTCGTGCTCTCCGCGACCGACCTCGGCTTCGCGTCGCCGAACGAGCCCGCGACGTACCAGGTCTCCGTGCACGACAGCCTGAGCGTGCCCTCCGCCCCCGACGTGAAGACGGCGCCCACCCCGCTGCCCGCATGGGTGTGGTGGCTGCCGGCCGGGGCGCTCGCCGTCGCGGCGGGGCTGCTCCTCACGGCCCGGCGGCGCACGTCGGCGCCCGCGCCCGACCCGGCGCTCGCCGAGGTCCCGCTCCAGATCGCGGACCTCAGTAAGAAGTACGCGGGCTCCACTGACCGGTACGCGGTGCGCGACCTGTCCTTCCGCGTCGAACAGGGCCAGGTCCTCGGCCTGCTCGGGCCGAACGGCGCGGGCAAGACCACGACCCTGCGCATGCTCATGGGCCTCATCCGGCCCGACCAGGGCGAGATCCGGGTCTTCGGCCACGCGATCAGGCCGGGCTCCCCGGTGCTCTCCAGGGTCGGCGCGTTCGTCGAGGGCGCCGGCTTCCTGCCGCACCTGTCCGGTCGGGAGAACCTGGAGCTGTACTGGAAGGCGACCGGCCGCCCGGCCGCGGACGCGCACCTCGACGAGGCCCTGGAGATCGCAGGCCTCGGCGACGCCCTCGCCCGCTCCGTGCGCACGTACTCGCAGGGCATGCGCCAGCGCCTCGCGATCGCCCAGGCCATGCTCGGCCTCCCGGACCTGCTCATCCTCGACGAGCCGACGAACGGGCTCGACCCGCCGCAGATCCGCGAGATGCGCGAGGTGATGATCCGCTACGCGCGCGCAGGACGCACGGTCATCGTCTCCAGCCACCTCCTCGCCGAGGTCGAGCAGACCTGCACGCACCTCGTGGTGATGGACCGCGGCCGGCTCGTCCAGGCGGGCCCCGTCGCGGACATCGTCGGCTCCGGCGACACGCTGCTCGTCGGCGTCGCGGGCGAGGTCTCCGACGCGCTCGTGGAGAAGGTCGGCGGCCTCGCGGGCGTGGAATCGGTGGTGCGGGTCGACGACGGCCTGCTGGTCCGCCTCACCCCGGACCCCGGCCTCGAACCGGACCCGACCACCGGGTCCGACCCGGCCGCCCGGCTGGTCGCGGAACTGGTGCGGCTCGACGTACCGGTGCGCTCCCTCGGCCCGCACCGGCGCCTCGAGGACGCGTTCCTGACCCTGATCGGAGGGGCATCGGCATGA